Proteins encoded in a region of the Anopheles aquasalis chromosome 2, idAnoAquaMG_Q_19, whole genome shotgun sequence genome:
- the LOC126573294 gene encoding SRR1-like protein: MNAEGPQVGGFTDDFKLVVTKKGHRRKAKGLPNKPLPNAAGDETETNDCPSRDTVISQLRAAETDLLQSAYFAECLEITQPILSNVERIVCLGLGRFSECSIARYQLAFLRCLRDKLPLPTGGLAAQFFDPLFGRTEVEVLQTLGETVLPENVEGKYSADCRTLFYLPHCPKQLVNNLLWKNWHPKRITNLVLICNSFGSVVNNHPHRLLSRSAGYILRAAEVFKEFPLRNTFRFSDIFNDTSLHCPATVVGEELPASVWENCEEPTYEGDDLELVSQQIVERLVIDRK; the protein is encoded by the exons ATGAATGCGGAAGGACCCCAAGTTGGAGGATTTACTGACGATTTCAAGCTAGTCGTGACGAAAAAAGGACATCGGCGCAAAGCAAAAGGATTACCAAACAAACCACTTCCCAATGCAGCCGGAGACGAGACCGAAACGAACGATTGCCCCAGCCGGGACACAGTGAT CTCACAACTCCGGGCCGCCGAAACCGATCTGCTGCAGTCCGCGTATTTTGCCGAGTGTTTGGAAATTACTCAACCCATCCTATCGAACGTCGAGCGGATAGTTTGCCTGGGGTTAGGCAGATTCAGCGAatgctcgatcgctcggtaTCAGTTGGCATTCTTGCGGTGCCTTCGTGATAAGCTACCACTTCCCACCGGCGGGTTAGCTGCACAGTTTTTCGATCCACTATTTGGACGCACGGAGGTGGAGGTGCTACAAACGCTTGGAGAAACGGTGTTACCAGAGAACGTTGAGGGCAAGTACAGTGCCGATTGTAGGACACTGTTTTATCTACCCCACTGTCCCAAACAGCTCGTGAATAATCTGCTGTGGAAGAACTGGCATCCGAAGCGAATCACGAATCTCGTACTCATCTGCAACAGTTTCGGCAGCGTTGTTAACAATCATCCGCACCGGTTGCTTAGCAGAAGCGCGGGCTACATACTACGTGCGGCTGAGGTTTTCAAAGAGTTTCCACTGAGAAACACGTTCCGATTTAGCGACATTTTCAACGACACATCGTTGCATTGCCCGGCGACCGTGGTCGGCGAAGAACTTCCCGCTAGCGTTTGGGAAAACTGCGAAGAACCAACGTACGAGGGAGACGATCTGGAACTTGTTTCGCAACAAATCGTCGAAAGGTTAGTCATCGATCGGAAGTAA
- the LOC126574466 gene encoding protein FMC1 homolog — protein MATVTKIASSRTLKQLLSELKHISSNEGSASLAAKYISDQYRRFETTEQQHCRAKEELQFTADTYRCYLESVRKLKELNDVYRGKGERSIRDTADMVGFKLPHDPK, from the coding sequence ATGGCAACGGTAACTAAGATCGCGAGCAGCCGTACGTTAAAGCAACTGCTTTCCGAGTTGAAACACATCAGCTCCAACGAAGGTAGTGCTTCTTTGGCCGCCAAGTACATCAGCGACCAGTACCGGCGGTTCGAAACGACAGAACAGCAGCATTGCCGAGCCAAAGAGGAACTACAATTTACCGCCGATACGTACCGGTGCTACCTGGAGAGTGTACGAAAGCTGAAGGAGTTAAACGACGTGTATCGTGGTAAGGGCGAACGCAGTATCCGAGATACGGCCGACATGGTAGGCTTCAAGCTGCCCCACGATCCAAAGTGA